GGTGCTGCGGGTCATCACGGTCTCGATGAAGTGCACCCGCGATCCGGCGAGCCAGTCGAGGTCGCGGCTGGAGTGGTGCACCGCGTGGAAGCGCCACAGCGTGGTGATCCGGTGGTACGCGCGGTGCAGGGTCGCCTGGGCGACGTCCGCCACGAACACCGCGAGCAGGAACTGTGCCCAGCCCGGCATCGACGCCACGACATCTTTCACGCCGGGGACCGCGATCGCACCGGCGACCGCCGAGGTCGACACCGTGACGACGATGAGGATCAGCTGGATCAGGACGTGGCTGAGGAAGAAGTAGCAGACATCCGTACGCCAGCCGGCGCGGAGCACCGGGGTCTGACGGGGAGCGAGGTGTTGCTCGAGGGGGATGAAGACCAGTGCGGAGAACAGCAGCGACAGGATGAACCAGTCCACGCCCAGCGAGTACGGCGTCGCCTCGACCGCACCGACCTGGACGTCAGCGCCACCGAGCAGTACCGCCGCCGTGGCAGCGACGAGCCCGGTCAGCGCCACCCGCCGGTTCTGGTCGCGCAGGAAGGCTGCCGTGCCGAGGACGAACGCGCCCACCAGGCCGATCATCAGCAGCGACCGGGCGAACTCGGTCGTGTAGAGCGCACGGATCTCCTGGCTGGTCAGTGCTTGCGGGAAGTGAAAGCAGAGCACCGCGAGCAGGCTGAGCACACCCAGCAGGCAGGAGGTCGCAGGGAGGAAGAGGCGGTGTCGGATCAACATGCTTCAACGCTAGGAATGTTCACCTGTCCGCGCCTGAGTGCACGTACTCAACTCCTGAGGTTCGCCACTACGCTCACGCCATGAGCGAGCAGACGTTGACGGGTAAGACCGTTGTGGTAACCGGGGCCAGCGACGGGATCGGCGCAGAGGCCGCTAAGGTCCTGGCCGGGAAGGGTGCAAGAGTCCTGGTGACCGGCCGTTCCGCGGAGAAACTCAAGCCCGTCGCCGAGGCGGTCGGTACCGAACCGTTGATCGCGGACTTCGCCCGCTTCGACGACGTACGCCGCCTCGCGGCCGAGGTCAGCGAGCGTGTCGAGAAGATCGACATCCTGCTCAACAACGCCGGCGGCACGTTCGTCCCGTCGAAGAAGACACCGGACGGGCACGAGCCGAACTTCCAGGTGAACCACCTGGTTCCTTTCCTGCTGACCAACCTGCTGCGCCCCAAGCTCGCTGCGGCTGGCTCCTCGTTGGTGATCAACACCGCCAGCATCGGCAACCTGCTGGGCAAGATCGTTCTGGACGACCTCGACTACGAGCACCGTCGCGCGAGCGAGTTCCCGGCGTACGGGACGGGCAAGCTGATGAACATCGTCTTCACGCGCGGGATAGCGCAGAGGTGGACGGGTGACGGGATCGTGTCGGTCGCGGTGCACCCAGGGCCGGTCGGCAGCTCGTTCGGTCGCGACTCCTGGTTCATCGGCCTGCTGTATCGGACGCCGCTGAAACGGTTCGGCACGATCAGCGTTCCTGATGGCGCAGCGCCGCTGGTGATGCTGGCCGAGCGGGGGCCGGACGCGGAGCTGAACGGGAAGTACTTCAGCCGTTTCAAGGTGGACGGCAAGGAGAACAAGCAGGCGTCAGACCAGGCGATCATCGATGGGTTGTGGGAGCGCTCGGCGGAGATTGTGGGGATCTAGTCCTTGGCTCACCAACCTTTGAAGGCAGTCCATCTGTCGGCCGTTGTCGATATCGTGAGGACTCCTGAGCGAGGAGATCAATGAGCGAAGTCGATGGCACTGTTGTGCCTTTGTGGACTCTGTCTACGACCGAGGGTGCGACCACGGTCCCAGTCTTCCCTGACGAGGGCGCGCTGACGGCCGAGAGAGTGGCCGAGCTGCGCTCGGCGCTGGCGGCATTTGCCTCCGCTCCGATGGTGACGCTCGAGGCCCACCCCCTGACGACAAAGCGTGGTCGCTTCAGCGGCCTTCCCTTGGATGCGTTGAGTCCGCTGGCCCAGGAACTTACGCGGCTAGTGGGCAATTCGTCCAAGGTTCCCGCGGTGTCACAGGTAGCTCAGTCCGGCGAGATTCTCTATCGGATGCACGTGCCGGCCAAGGTGGCATCGCAGCTCGGGAGGGGTTTCGTGAAGCCGATGGCGTCCAAAGCGGTCGCTGGCGGAATCTACGGAGACTTGGTCAACAGCGCTGGCAAGAACGTCGTTGCAGCCAAGGCGACATTCGTTCCTGTAGAGGCCGCAGCGGCCGGCGCGACTGGCACGGCGGTCGGCACCGCAGCGGGTACCGCAGCGGCCGGAACGATGACCGTCGCCGCTCCGTTGGTACTCATGGCAGTGGCGGTCGGCGCCAGTGCCTACGCGGACCATGAACGCCAGAAGGCCATCGAGAACATCACCGATCTACTCGAGAAGCTCCACGACGACAGGCTTGAGGCCGAGCGCAGTGAACTCGACGGTTGTCGTGACGCGATTGACAAGGCGACGGCCCTCCTTCTCGATCGCGGCAAGGTTGGGGCATCGCTGGGTCTTGACTCGGCGGTTCACGCGATCAGCACAGCCACGCAGCGAGCCCATACTCGTGTTCTGAAATGGGAAACCGGTCTCGACGACATCCTCGAGGACGGCCACGTTGACGCAGCCGAGCTCGAGGGCGCGCTTCCAGGCATTACGAGCGACGGTGGAGAATTTCATGCCCACCTCGAGATCGCCGCCCTCGCTGTCGCGTTGAAGCGCCGTGTCATCGTCCTTCAAGGCGTCGAGGCGGGTCAGAGCGAGGCCGACAACGCGTTCGAGAACTTCGCGAGGAGCCTTCGCGACGATCAGCAGCGCATCAACGACCTCGAGGAACGTATTACGCGCGTCCTTCGGAGGATTTCGGCAATCCAGTTGAGGACCCCGAAGAGGTTCGTCGACAAGATGATGACCCGCAAGCAGGTCGACAGCCTTCTCGATGCCTCTTACCGGTTGCGCGCCCTGGAGCCGGGCGACGGAAGCAGCGCGACCGGCGACGTCGTCATCGAGATTGAGAAGCATGAGGATGGGACGCTTCTCGTATTGCCGGCCCGGGCCTCCTGAACAGAGGAGCGCAACTGTCGCTTCGCAGGTCGCAGGCGGGCGTCTTGTCCGATCAACAGCGCCCTCCGCGGCGCCTGACAGCCCGCCCACAGACTCCCGCTCCACCTTGAGATGAGACAACGACTCATCAGGAGGAACGGACATGGACAGATCCACACTGACCCGCACCGGCATCGCCGGCGCGGTCGCAGGCTTGGGCCTGGCGGTCGGCGGCATCGCGATCGCCTCGGCCGACGACGCCCCGGACACTAGCTCCACCAGCGCCCACCCAGGCGGTCCCCGCGGAGAGCGCGGTGGCTACGACGCGGCAGCGCTGGCCAAGGCGCTCGGCCTGAAGGAAGCCACCGTCAAGAAGGCGCTCGACGCAGTCCGTGACGAACTGCGTCCCGAGAAGCCGGCTGACGGCACCAAGCCCACCCCGCCGACCGAGGCAGAGCGTGCCGCACGGCAGGCGAAGTTCGTGACGGCGCTGGCCAAGGAGCTCAATGTCTCCGAGGCGAAGGTCAAGACAGCCGTCGCTGCTCAGGAGAAGAAGCTCGAGGCCGCTCGTGAGGAGCGGCGCACCGAGTCGCGCGCCGACCTGGTCACCAGGCTCGACGCTGCGGTGAAGGCCGGCACGTTGACCGAGGCCGACAAGACCTCGGTGCTCAAGGCGTTCGACGCCAAGGTCATCGGCGACGGTCCGGGTGGCGGCGGCTTCGGTGGTGGAGGCCGCGGCGGTCCGCCGCCGGCCCAGTCCGCCAGCTGACTCAGCAGCTCAGGCTCAGAGTGAGGCGACGGCGTCCCGCAACCAGGACGCCGTCGCCTCGTCAGCAGGGAAGAACGTCTCGATCACCAGTTCCGCCACGGTGACGTCCAGCGGCGTCCCGAACGTCGTCACAGTGCTCAGCATCGTCAGCTCGACGTCACCCATCCGCAACCGCAGCGGCACCACGACCTCGCCCGGTCCGTGCATCTCCTCGAGCGGCTGATCGCACGGATAACCCTCGAGCTCGGTGAGCAGGTCCGCGAGCTCCGAGTCAGCAGTCAGTGCGACGTGCCGGCGCAGCCGCCCGATCAGGTGACCGCGGAACTCGCCCAGGTTCAAGATGTTCGGCGCCAGGCCCTCGGGGTGCAGCGCCAGGCGCAGCACGTTGACCGGCGGCGTCAGGAGCTCGGGCGAGACCTGCGAGGCGATGAGCAGGAGCCCGGTGTTGGCCTCGACCAGGTTCCACCAGCGGTCGACGACCACCGCGGGATACGGGTCGTGCCCGGCGAGCAGCTGCCGGATGACCTCGCGGATGGCGAGCATCTGCGGGGAGTGCAGCGAGCCTTCGGGGTAGACCGGAGCGAAGCCTGCCGAGAGCAGCAGCTGGTTGCGGTCGCGCAGTGGCACGTCGAGGTGGTCGGCCAGGTGCAGCACCATGTCGCGACTGGGCTTGGCCCGGCCGGTCTCGACAAAGCTCAGGTGCCGGGTGGACACGTCGACCTGGGAGGACAGCTCGAGCTGGCTCAAGTGCCGGCGCTGCCGCCAGGTTCGGATCAGGTCGCCGAAGGTCTCGGGACTGTCGGTGTCGCTGAACTGTGCCGTCATACCGGGAACGTAGTAGAGCAGAGCGAGACGCGGCCATTACCTGGCAGGTAATCGACGGGACGCGGGACTGCGCCGAAGGTGGTGCCACCAACGACAACTGGAGGTACTCATGCTCAACCTTCGCAACGCTCTCCGCCTCGACGCCGTCGCCTCGGGAGCACTCGGCTTGCTCGTGCTCGTGCTGTTCGACCCGGTTGAGAGCGAGCTCGGGTTCCCGGTGCCGTTCTCGCTGGCAATGGCCGGTGTTCTGCTCGGCTGGGCAGCCTTCGTGGCCTTCGTGTCGGTGAACCAGCACCGCGGCCTGGTGCGCGAGGTCGTCGCCCTCAACGTCGTGTACGTCGTCGCGAGCATCGTCTTCGCCGTCGCCGACTGGGCCGATCTGACCGGACTCGGCGTCGCCTTCGTGTTGGTCCAGGCGGCTGCGGTCGCCGGCTTCACCGTCGCCCAGTACGCCGGCCTCCGCGCCGAGGCTCCCGCCGCCGACCGCGACCTGGTGACGGCGTGACCGCCACGACTCAGGCCCTCGATCCGGGTGCACGCGCCTGGATCGAGGGCGTCATCGCCGCCTCGCCGGTGGGCAAGGCGCTCGGCATCAAGATCGTCGCCGCCGAGGTGGACTGCGTCCGGGTCGGGCTGAAGTTCGACGACGAGCTCACCACGGTCCCCGGCGTCATCCACGGCGGAGTGATCTCGACGCTGATCGACATCGCGGGCGCGGCTGCGTCGGCGTCCGGGCTGACCGCGGCTGATGGGGCTACCGGTGGCGCGACCTCGCACCTCTCGGTGACCTACCTGGCACCAGCTCTCGGTGATCTCGAGGCTGTGGCGACGGTGGTGCACAGGTCACGCTCGATGACGCAGTCCGAGGTAGCGGTGCGGAGCGTGGGCGGTGACCTGGTGGCAGCGGGGCAGGTGTCGAGCCGTATCTTCCACGAGACCGCCCGGTCCTAGAGTCTGAACCGGTTCGATTAAGTCTAGTTATCCGATGTAGAAATGCTCCATGACCGATCTGACCTTCCACTGGTTCCTCCCCACCAACGGCGGCGACGGCCGAAACATCGTCGGTGGCGGCCACGGCGCGGCGATCGAGGCGGGCGACCAGCGCCCGATCTCCGTGCCGTACCTGGGACAGATCGCACGGTCGGCCGAACAGCTCGGGTTCGTCGCAGCGCTCACGCCGGCAGGCGCTTGGTGCGAGGACGCGTGGATCAGTACCGCGATGATCAGTGCCGTCTCGGAGAAGCTGAAGTTCCTGGTCGCGTTCCGGCCCGGTCTGACGGCCCCGTTCTACGCGGCGCAGAGCGCGGTCACCTTCCAGAACATGTCCGGCGGGCGGCTGCTGCTCAACGTGGTCACCGGGGGCGAGGACCGCGAGCAGCGCGTCTACGGGGACTACCTCGACAAGGACTCGCGCTACGAGCGCACCGGTGAGTTCCTCGACATCGTGAACCGCTTGTGGAATGGCGAGGAGGTCACCTACGAGGGCAAGCACCTCAAGCTCGACGCCGCCCAGCTGAACTCGGTGCCGACCGTCCGTCCGGAGATCTACTTCGGCGGCTCTTCGCCGATCGCCCTGGAGGTCGCCGCCGAGCACGTGGACGTCTATCTGACCTGGGGCGAGCCGCCTGCCGCCGTGGCGGAGAAGGTCCGCAAGGTGCAGGAGCACGCCGAGCGGTTCGGGCGCACGCTCCGGTTCGGGATCCGGCTGCACACCATCGCGCGGGAGACCCCTGAGGCGGCGTGGGCCGAGGCCGACCGACTGATCGCGGGGATCTCCGAGGACCAGATCAAGCGGGTTCAGGACCGGCTCAAGAGCAGCCAGTCCGAGGGGCAGCGGCGGATGCTCGAGCTCAACGCCGGCACCAAGGACGGCCTCGAGGTCTACCCGAACCTGTGGGCCGGCGTCGGCCTGATCCGCGGCGGCGCCGGCACCGCGATGGTGGGCAGCTACCAGCAGATCGCCGACCTGATCGAGGAGTACGCCGCCGTCGGCATCTCCGAGTTCGTCCTGTCGGGCTACCCGCACCTCGAGGAGGCGTACTGGTTCGGCGAAGGCGTGCTTCCCGAGCTCGAGCGTCGCGGTCGCTGGACGCACCCGGGCTGAGTTCGCTGCCCGCGAACAGGAATCAGGATTGAGTCGGATCGACTCAACGTTGGAACCAGGTGAACGGCCCGGACAAGGGCCCTGGGACCAAGGAGCACCACCATGAGCAAGACTCCCGCTTTGAATGTGTACCGCGTGCGCAGCAACACCGCCGCCTTCGACGCCCTGGTGAGCCGTGCCTTCGGCCCGCAGGCCGTGGCCGGTCAGTCCAAGGCCGGGTACGCCCCGGCGGTCGAGTCCGAGCGCGACGGCGAGGACCTCGTCCTCCGCCTCGAGCTGCCCGGTGTCGACATCGCCTCCGACGTCAACGTCGAGGTCGTCGACGGACGCCTGGTCATCGACGGCGAGCGCCGCGACCCGCGCGGCGAGGACGCCACCGGCCGCCGGTTCAGCGAGTTCCGGTACGGCGCGTTCAAGCGCACCTTCCGCCTCGGCGGACAGGTCGGCGCCGACCAGGTCTCCGCGTCGTACGACGCCGGTGTCCTGACGGTGCGGGTGGCGAACGCCTACGCGAAGCCGGCCGGTCAGAAGATCGAGATCGCGCAGGGCTGACCTCATCCAACCGGCACCACGAGAGCCCGGTCCGCCAGAACGGTCCGGGCTCTCGCGCGCCTAGGGGCAGCCGCCGGACTTCCCCGAGCTGGTGGTCGACATCGGGCTGGTGTCGTAGACGGCCCAGGCGCCCGAGGTGTTCTCGATGCAGAGCTGGAACTCCTGGTCGCTCGGGTCGAACACGTACGACGCGATCGTGTTGCCCTGCGAGAGCTTGAGGAACGTCAACTGCTTCGCGGTCCTGAGCGCGCCGGCGAGGTCCTTCGGGTAACCCTGGTCGAAGTAGACCTGCTCCATCGCGGGGGCGTAGCTCTGCACGTCGTCGATGGTCGACTGGATCTGGGCAGCGGTCGCGGGCTTCGCCTTCGCAGGCTGGCTCGGCGTAGGGGTCGGCGTAGGAGTCGGGGTGAGGGTCGGCGCAGCGGCCGTCGACGGGGGCTGGGTCTGCGATGAGCCCGCGCTCGGCTCCTCGTCGCTCCCGCAGGCGGCAAGGGTCAGCAGAGCAGCAGCGGACAGCAGTGCGAGGCGGAGGCGCATGTGGGTGGTTCGGGGCGGGAGCCCGCGCGGATTGGTGCGCCGTGCACCGCACCGGGTTTCGAGGCGGCCGCGAGCGCGGCCGCACCTCAACCGACCTGGGGCAGGGTGAACCAGAACGTCGAACCGCCGTCGGGGCCGTCCTCGACGCCGATCTCGCCACCGTGGGCCTCGACGATCCGGCGTGAGGTCGCGAGCCCGATGCCGAACCCCTCCACGTTCCCGGCGCCGCGGGTGTACAGGGTGAACACGCTGTCGCGGCGGTCGGCGGGGATGCCGGAACCGTTGTCGGTGACCGTCACGCGCCAGCCGGAGTCAGTCACCTCGCCCGCGACGTGCACGACCGGGGCGACACCGACCGGGGTGAATTTCACGGCGTTCGAGATCAGGTTCTGCAGCACGACGTAGATCTGCTGCAGGTCGGCGCGGACCACCGGGAGCGAGCCGGTCGTGACCGTGCCACGGCGGGCGGCCAGGGTCGGAGCGAGGTCCTCGCGCACCGTGCTCACCAGGCGTTCGAGGTCGACCTCGACGACGTCGAGCGACGATCCGGTCCGGGCGTATCTCAGGATGGTGTCGATCAGGCCGGCCATCCGCACGCCCGCCTTCTGGATCGCCGTCGCCAGGGCGGCGGCGTCCGGGTCGGCGACGACGGCCGGCTCGGTGGCGAGCAGCTCGGCGTTCGCGATCACCGCGGTCAGCGGGGAGCGCAGGTCGTGGCTGACCTGACCGGCGAAGAGCGTGAGCAGCTCGTTGGACCGGTGCAGCTCGTCGCGCGCCTGCTCCAGCTCACGCGTGCGCAGCCGCAGTTCGAGCACGTCGACCATCCGGTCTGCGAGGACCTCGAGCACGCCGGCCTGCTCAGCGGTCAGCTCGCGGGCCTGGTCGTCGAACACGCACAGCCGCCCGATGGTCACCCCGTCGGGCGTGATCAGGGGAGCGCTGGCGTAGAACTTCACGAGCGCGATCTGGCCGGTGACGAACGGGTTCGTGGCGAACCGCTCGTCCAGGCTCGCGTCCTGGACGATGACCGGCTTCGGCTCGCCGATCACGATGGCGCACATCGAGTCCTCGCGCGCGCACACCGACGGGTCGATGCCGGCGGCGGCCACCTGGCGCTGCTCCCGACCGGTGATCAGGTTGATGGCGGCGGTGGGCACGGCGCACACCAGCGCGGCCAGCTCGACGAGGGCCTGCAGATCCCGTCCACCGGGCTGTTCGAGGACGCCGTACTCGGCGAGCTTGGCATCGACGACGACGGCAGGTGAGGTGCCGATGGTTTCCATGGGCACATCATGCCCGTTATGCGTCCTTTGACAACGCCCGCTTGGGAACGCGCAGGACAGCGACCGCAGAGCCGGGTTCGCGGGTCAGCTGTCCGCCGAGCGCGGCGGCGAGCTCGGCTGCTGCCCGCCAGGACGGTCCGCTGGTCGCCGTGGCGGCGTCGTCCGGGGTCAGCCGGACCTCGTGGTGGGTGCCTCGGTCGGTGACACCCAGCTCGAGCGTCCGGACGCCGTGGTCCAGCGCCTCGTCGCGCAGGTGCTCGACGACCTGCCGCAGGAGCTCGGGGTCCAACCGGGTCGGCGCGAGGACCGACGCCGCGTGCGTCAGCCGCAGGTCGGGGCCGTCGAGCCGGGCGACGACGTCGGCGACCAGGGCGTCCAGGTCGAGGTCGATCTCGTCACCGGCCAGCTGCTCGCGGGCCCGGTCGAGCAGGTCGCCGATCGCGGCAGAGAGCCGGTCGAGCTCGCCGGTGCTGCGGGTGAGCGCTTCGGCCACGGCCGGAGTCGTCTCCGGCCACAGCGCCAGGTCCTCCAGGTCGATGCGCAGCGCGGTGATCGGGGTCCGGAGCTCGTGCGAGGCGTGCACGGCGAGCTCGCGCTCGTGGCGCAGCAGCAGGTCGATCCGGTCGCCGCTCACCGTCAGCGCCTCACCGATCGCCTGCGCCTCCGGCACCCGGTACGTCGGCAGCTCGGGTCGCCTGGCTCCGGTGCCCAGGTCGCGCGCCGCGGACGCCAGCTCCTGGAACGGGCGGGCGAGACGCCGCGCGATCACGGAGCCCGCGAGCCCGGCCACGACCACCAGGCCGAGTCCGATGAGCACCAGTGGCAGCAATGCGTCGGCGATCGCGTCGTCGATCTCGTCCGCCTCCCGGGTCACGGTGACGGTGCCGCCGTCGCCCAGCGGGTGCGTGGCGGAGATGTCGCCGTCGTCGGCCGGGCCGTGCGTCGAGGAGATCACCTGACCGCCGGCCGTGCGGATCTCGATCCACTCGCCCCGCGTCGACAGGGCGTCGAGCGCGTCCGGCGTGGTCGCCGTACCGGCATCCACCGCAGCAGCGACCAGGTCGGCACTGCGGTTGACGCGCTCCTGGGCGTCGGTGCGGATCAGGTCCGCGAGGAAGTACGCCCGCGGGATGCCGTAGAGCGCCACGACGACGACGGTCAGGCCGACGAACGCGGCGATCAGGCGGTCCCGCACTGGTCAGCCTGCTTCGAGGCGGAAGCCGACGCCGCGCACGGTGATGATCTGGACGGGCGCGCCGGCCTCCTCGAGCTTCTGGCGCAGCCGGCCCATGGTGACGTCGAGGGTCTTGGTCGAGCCGAACCAGTTCTCGTCCCAGACCTTGTCCATCAAAGTCTCCCGGGTCAGCACGGTGCCGCGCTCGGAGTCCAGCAGCCCGAGCAGGTCGAACTCCTTGGAGGTCAGCGAGATCTCGGTGTCCTCGACCCAGACGCGTCGGCTCTGCAGGTCCACCCGCAGACCGCCGGTGGGCGCGCTCGGAGCCGGCGTCGCAGCAGCCGCCTCCGGCCGGGCCGTACGACGCAGCAGGGCACGGGTCCGTGCGAGCAGCTCGGCGAGCGCGAAGGGCTTGGAGAGGTAGTCGTCGGCGCCCACGTCCAGGCCGACCACCCGGTCGAGCTCGCCGTCGCGCGCGGTCAGGATGAGCACGCCGCCCTCGAACCCGTCGGCCCGCAGCTGGCGGCAGACGTCGAGTCCGTCCATGTCGGGCAGGCCGAGGTCGAGCAGCACCATGTCGAAGCCGCCGTCGCCGGCGTTCTTGAGCCCGGTGCTGCCGTCCGCGGCCCGGTGGACCTCGTAGCCCTCGCGCTCCAGGGTGCGCACCAGGGGTGCAGCGATCCCGTCGTCGTCCTCGACCACGAGCAGTCTGTGCGTCATCTCAGAGAGCATACGGATGCCTCGCCCCCGAGCTCTCGCTCCTGGCGCGCGCGTCGGAGACGAGCACGCCCAGCAACGCGACGGCGACCACGGAGACCGCGAGGCCGACCGGGTGCCAGTGCGCACCATCGGCCCGGCTCGGGTCGCCGACCACCGAGACCAGCACCTGGCCTGTCAGGGCGACCAGGGCCAGCAGGGACGCGGCCAACCGGGACTCGAAGGAGTTGCGCTGCCAGAGCCGGATCGTGACACCCACCAGGCCGACCACGACGGCGCCGACGAGCACGACCTCGTAGGCCTCGATCCGCGACCCGCTGACCAACTCGACACTCATCAGTGTGGCGAGCGCACCGGCCAGCCCGGCGGCCGCGCGCGACAGCCGGCTCCTGGCCATCAGAAGTCCCGGTCGAGGGCGCCGAGCTCGGTGGTCGGCGTGGTCGAGCAGGCCCGCCCCTGGAGGTCGGTCGCGGTGGCCGACGGCGTCCAGACCATCGCCGCGGCGGCCGACTGGGTGCGCAGACCCGAGCCGCTGGCCACAGAACCGAGGGTGATCGTCACGACCGTCGCGGTCTCCCCGTTGATCGCGGTGGTGGTGGCCACCATGGTCGCGTTGAAGGAGATCGTCTTCTGGTTCTTGGCGAAGTTGCCCTTGGTGTTGATGCTGCCGAGGTTGACGGCCGACCCGTTGCGGAGCACGTCGACGGTGTCGTTGGTTCCGCCCAGGCCGAGCAGGTTGCCGTCGCGCAGCCTCAGGGTCACCGGGAGCGAGGAGCCGGTCCAGCCGGAGGTGATCGAGCCCAGGTTCACCTCGTCGGTGTAGGTGAGCTTGAGGGTGTCGCCGGCGGTGAACTTGCCGACGCTCGCGCCACCGTTGACCCCCTGCACGTCGTACCCGCGCAGCGGGCTGTTGTCGACACGGCGGCCGCTCAGCGTGGCCGAGGTCGTCGTGCGGGCCTGGTTGTCGGTCAGCACCGCACGGAAGTCGTAGGTGCCGTCGGCCACCGTCGTGGTGTTGAACGAGCAGCTGTACGGCGACGTGGTGTCGGTGCACAGGGTCGTCCAGGTCGTCGTACCGCTCGGGGCCCGGTCGATCCGGATCGAGGCGATGCCGGCCGAGGAGCTGCCCGAGGCGTTGATCGCGACGGTGCCGGACAGGAACGCGCCCGGGTCCTCCACAGCCACCGTGGTGACGGTGTTGTCCACCACGCGGTTGGAGACGGTTGCCGAGGTCGTGGTGTTGCCCGCCCCGTCGGTGGCGACCGCCCGGAAGGCGTAGGTGCCGTCGGTGAGCTGGTTGGTCGCGTAGCGGCAGCTGTACGGGTCGACCGCGATCGTGCAGAAGGTCGTCCAGGTCGAGGTGCCCGAGCGCTGGTACTGCAGCTGCACGCTGCTCACGCCGGCGTCCGCGTCGGTCGCCGTGGCGGCGAAGGTCGTGGTGCCGCGCAGCGGCGTACCGGGGTCCGTCATCGTCACGGTCGGGGCGACGTTGTCGATCAGCACGTCGTCGATGATCGCCGAGGTGACCGTGCTGGTGCCGAGGGTGGCGTAGGCGCGGAGGTCGTAGCTCTCGCCCTGGGTGAAGCCGTTGCCCGTGGTGTTCCAGGAGCAGGTGTACGGCGGCAGCAGGGTGGTGCAGAAGGTCTTCCAGGTGGTGGTGCCGGCGACGGCGTACTGGATGGTGACGACGTACGGGAGGATCCCGTTGTTGTAGAGCGTCGCGGTCAGCGGGACCGTGCCGCGCAGGATGTCGCCCGGGTCGCCCAGGACGATGAACAGCTTGTTCGCGACGGCGGTGCTGACCACGTCCGAGGTCGTCGAGTAGCCCGCGTTGTCGGTGGCGATCGCCCGCAGCGAGTAGGTGCCGTCGGCGCCGGCCGCGGTGTTCCAGGGGCACGCGTACGGCGAGCTGGTCGCCGTGCACAGCGTGGTCCACGACGAGGCGCCGGGAGCCAGGTACTGGACGACGACGTTGGCGATGCCGCTCTGGCCGTCGGTGGCGTCCGCGGTGATCGTGGCGTTGCCGCTGACCGCTGCGCCCGGGTTGCGCACCGACACGGTCGGCGGCGTCCAGTCGTTGGCGGCGGTGACCGAGGCGGAGTTCTTCGAGATCGCGGTGAAGGTCGCGCCGGAGAGGGCCGGCATGCCGAAGGCGGTCAGAGCCGAGACGGCGAGGAGGGCGAGCAGCGTGGTCCAGCGGCTCTGGCCACGGACGCCCGCGACCAAGCGGGAGGCGGTGGAGCGGCGGTGACGCGACATCGGGTTCCTCCTCGGGCTCTGGCGGGTCTTGCTCTGATGGGTTCAACGCTACGAATTCGTGCACCACGGCCCGGCAACAAACAGGCCCCCGAACCCCACAACTCGGTAACAGCGAGCCCGGGTCAGCGCAAACAGGTGCACTTTCAGGCCGGATGGTGAAGCGCCGCCCTGCGTCGCCGGGAGGCAGGCGCAGGGCGGCGGATCGTGGGCCGGCTCAGACGAGCAGGCGGTCGGGGGCCTCGTCGGGGGTCCGCTGCGGCGGGACCACCAGGACGGGCTCGGAACGGTGGCTGGGGGACGCGGGCGTCGGCTCCTCCCAAAGCCGGCGCCCGCGGATCCCCCCAACAAGCTGGCCCAGCGCACCGAGTGCGATCAGTGCTGCGGGAAGGCCGATGACGAGCATCCGCACCTTCCGGTCGGCCAGGGCAATGAAGATCCATCCGGCGTGCGGGACGCCGTACTCCACGACAGGCTGCTTCTGGTCCAGGAGCAGGAAGTGCCACGGGTCGGGCTTCGCGTTCGCGTCGCCCTTGGTGGTGAAC
The DNA window shown above is from Marmoricola sp. OAE513 and carries:
- a CDS encoding sterol desaturase family protein; amino-acid sequence: MLIRHRLFLPATSCLLGVLSLLAVLCFHFPQALTSQEIRALYTTEFARSLLMIGLVGAFVLGTAAFLRDQNRRVALTGLVAATAAVLLGGADVQVGAVEATPYSLGVDWFILSLLFSALVFIPLEQHLAPRQTPVLRAGWRTDVCYFFLSHVLIQLILIVVTVSTSAVAGAIAVPGVKDVVASMPGWAQFLLAVFVADVAQATLHRAYHRITTLWRFHAVHHSSRDLDWLAGSRVHFIETVMTRSTVLLPLLVLGFSTSTVNAYVILVGLQAVVAHANIGIRFGWLEYVLVLPRYHHWHHARHVDYWDRNYAIHLPLVDMLMGSFKLPRDGSWPEEYGVLKLETVPEGIVAQHLMPFRGTREYEDYVA
- a CDS encoding SDR family NAD(P)-dependent oxidoreductase; protein product: MSEQTLTGKTVVVTGASDGIGAEAAKVLAGKGARVLVTGRSAEKLKPVAEAVGTEPLIADFARFDDVRRLAAEVSERVEKIDILLNNAGGTFVPSKKTPDGHEPNFQVNHLVPFLLTNLLRPKLAAAGSSLVINTASIGNLLGKIVLDDLDYEHRRASEFPAYGTGKLMNIVFTRGIAQRWTGDGIVSVAVHPGPVGSSFGRDSWFIGLLYRTPLKRFGTISVPDGAAPLVMLAERGPDAELNGKYFSRFKVDGKENKQASDQAIIDGLWERSAEIVGI
- a CDS encoding helix-turn-helix transcriptional regulator — translated: MTAQFSDTDSPETFGDLIRTWRQRRHLSQLELSSQVDVSTRHLSFVETGRAKPSRDMVLHLADHLDVPLRDRNQLLLSAGFAPVYPEGSLHSPQMLAIREVIRQLLAGHDPYPAVVVDRWWNLVEANTGLLLIASQVSPELLTPPVNVLRLALHPEGLAPNILNLGEFRGHLIGRLRRHVALTADSELADLLTELEGYPCDQPLEEMHGPGEVVVPLRLRMGDVELTMLSTVTTFGTPLDVTVAELVIETFFPADEATASWLRDAVASL
- a CDS encoding PaaI family thioesterase produces the protein MTATTQALDPGARAWIEGVIAASPVGKALGIKIVAAEVDCVRVGLKFDDELTTVPGVIHGGVISTLIDIAGAAASASGLTAADGATGGATSHLSVTYLAPALGDLEAVATVVHRSRSMTQSEVAVRSVGGDLVAAGQVSSRIFHETARS
- a CDS encoding LLM class flavin-dependent oxidoreductase yields the protein MTDLTFHWFLPTNGGDGRNIVGGGHGAAIEAGDQRPISVPYLGQIARSAEQLGFVAALTPAGAWCEDAWISTAMISAVSEKLKFLVAFRPGLTAPFYAAQSAVTFQNMSGGRLLLNVVTGGEDREQRVYGDYLDKDSRYERTGEFLDIVNRLWNGEEVTYEGKHLKLDAAQLNSVPTVRPEIYFGGSSPIALEVAAEHVDVYLTWGEPPAAVAEKVRKVQEHAERFGRTLRFGIRLHTIARETPEAAWAEADRLIAGISEDQIKRVQDRLKSSQSEGQRRMLELNAGTKDGLEVYPNLWAGVGLIRGGAGTAMVGSYQQIADLIEEYAAVGISEFVLSGYPHLEEAYWFGEGVLPELERRGRWTHPG
- a CDS encoding Hsp20/alpha crystallin family protein, whose protein sequence is MSKTPALNVYRVRSNTAAFDALVSRAFGPQAVAGQSKAGYAPAVESERDGEDLVLRLELPGVDIASDVNVEVVDGRLVIDGERRDPRGEDATGRRFSEFRYGAFKRTFRLGGQVGADQVSASYDAGVLTVRVANAYAKPAGQKIEIAQG